A section of the Rummeliibacillus pycnus genome encodes:
- a CDS encoding toxin-antitoxin system YwqK family antitoxin, whose amino-acid sequence MANFKFVKSATALVLGASVLTSAVVVPGANASAKTTYKVNKNGTLVNAKTNKTVKGYVSYKGKLYKDGKKFTGLYNKKYYYKSGVKATGTYKGAYYVKGVKKVTTGTYNGKYYVKGALYTGKTSKNVYYVKGVKFTGVTKYGYTYKDGKRVEGEYNGKVYTNGKLVTGVYKDKLYKAGVLVKGFALEKEKLYKDGVLNIGLALFQEKLYKDAGLANGVIEYNNDTNAYENGVVVPTAVASVSAANQSEITLSGAALGKLKAADITVAGNEVVSVTPSADWKTATVKLNGTLPANTDVKASVKVGTETKDFTVNYKFGPKAVALQTATFDDDRKDQKLTVLVDGVPTSVDYLVSAGYSVQIRAWNNSGVDKTNDLFGSAISTDGKFINTAALPTGAYKAQVTIAKGSTILTSDKVDFNIANIDNSATTIKEADLKVGGAFVSNSNTLVVGETAQFDYLLVGTGSSSAEYGTTGYTVKSSDPTVVSVNPTNNVITANGIGTATLTITVGTVTKQVTVNVKGTARKIAKVTPSSSSVKLIVGGTNTTSFTATDQYGDPFAAATGDINEVYPSSLTSVTGDLTTSAASGKGSLSFAPTVAGQTGTVTFKDVDGNVLGSFVATTTAVNNSSKLDLAYDASSLSSDDTLNGDLASDNSVAYKVKKYSSEGVYNGDVSDLSNYQVLYNKDIISLDTTALTGGAGNGKADNGDVTLGTGSFFKFNAKKSGTTTVTVKDAAGNVVATKTITVSMGASKITGVTWKSPATIDYNTTTLNYKSVLDVTDGVTGKDAILNGVTLDATSAHKVRIDATDNIYVDVNDDGTKTAADLVIGKLVVSYTPVSTTGTVTPGTNAVDNVTVAGPVEGVLTYKVVDTTTAGNPVVATKAININVK is encoded by the coding sequence ATGGCAAATTTCAAATTTGTTAAGTCTGCAACAGCACTTGTTCTTGGTGCTTCTGTACTTACTAGTGCAGTAGTAGTTCCAGGCGCAAATGCTTCAGCAAAAACTACTTACAAAGTGAACAAAAACGGTACACTTGTAAACGCAAAAACAAACAAAACAGTGAAAGGTTACGTATCATATAAAGGTAAACTTTATAAAGACGGTAAAAAATTCACTGGCCTTTACAACAAAAAGTATTACTATAAAAGTGGCGTAAAAGCTACAGGTACTTATAAAGGTGCTTACTACGTAAAAGGCGTTAAAAAAGTAACTACTGGTACTTATAACGGTAAATACTATGTAAAAGGCGCTCTTTACACTGGTAAAACTTCTAAAAACGTATATTACGTAAAAGGTGTTAAATTCACTGGCGTAACTAAATACGGTTATACTTACAAAGACGGTAAACGCGTTGAAGGCGAATACAATGGTAAAGTTTACACTAACGGTAAACTAGTTACTGGCGTATACAAAGACAAACTTTACAAAGCAGGCGTACTTGTTAAAGGTTTCGCACTTGAAAAAGAAAAACTTTACAAAGATGGCGTACTTAACATTGGTCTTGCATTATTCCAAGAAAAACTATACAAAGATGCTGGTCTTGCAAACGGCGTAATTGAATACAACAACGACACTAACGCTTACGAAAACGGTGTTGTAGTTCCAACTGCAGTTGCTTCTGTAAGCGCAGCTAACCAATCAGAAATCACACTTTCTGGTGCTGCTCTTGGTAAACTAAAAGCTGCTGATATCACAGTTGCTGGAAATGAAGTTGTTTCTGTAACTCCATCAGCTGATTGGAAAACAGCTACAGTTAAATTAAACGGTACTTTACCTGCTAACACTGATGTTAAAGCATCTGTAAAAGTTGGTACTGAAACTAAAGATTTCACAGTTAACTATAAATTTGGACCAAAAGCTGTTGCTCTTCAAACTGCTACTTTTGATGATGATAGAAAAGATCAAAAATTAACTGTATTAGTAGATGGTGTTCCAACTTCAGTTGATTATTTGGTATCAGCAGGATATTCTGTACAAATTCGTGCATGGAATAACTCAGGAGTTGATAAAACTAATGATTTATTTGGTTCTGCAATAAGCACAGATGGTAAATTTATTAATACTGCAGCATTACCAACAGGTGCTTACAAAGCACAAGTAACAATTGCTAAAGGATCAACAATTTTAACATCTGACAAAGTAGATTTTAATATTGCTAACATTGATAATTCTGCAACAACTATTAAAGAAGCAGATTTAAAAGTTGGCGGAGCATTCGTTTCCAATAGTAATACTTTAGTAGTTGGCGAAACAGCTCAATTCGATTATTTACTTGTTGGTACTGGATCAAGTTCTGCTGAATACGGAACAACTGGTTATACTGTAAAATCTTCTGATCCAACAGTAGTATCTGTTAATCCAACTAATAATGTAATCACAGCTAACGGTATTGGTACTGCAACACTTACAATTACTGTAGGAACTGTTACAAAACAAGTAACAGTAAATGTTAAAGGTACTGCACGTAAAATTGCTAAAGTAACACCAAGTTCAAGCTCAGTAAAACTAATTGTTGGTGGAACAAATACAACTTCATTTACTGCAACTGACCAATATGGCGATCCATTTGCTGCAGCTACAGGTGATATCAATGAAGTTTATCCTTCTTCATTAACTAGTGTAACTGGTGATTTAACAACATCTGCTGCTTCTGGTAAAGGTTCATTATCGTTTGCTCCAACAGTTGCTGGTCAAACTGGTACTGTAACATTTAAAGATGTAGATGGAAATGTATTGGGTAGCTTTGTAGCAACAACAACAGCAGTTAATAATTCATCTAAACTAGATTTAGCATATGATGCATCATCTCTATCTTCTGATGATACATTAAATGGAGATTTAGCAAGTGACAATTCAGTTGCTTATAAAGTTAAAAAATATTCATCAGAAGGCGTTTATAATGGTGACGTTTCTGACTTATCTAATTATCAAGTTCTATACAATAAGGATATTATTAGCTTAGATACAACTGCATTAACTGGCGGTGCAGGTAATGGTAAAGCTGACAATGGAGATGTAACATTAGGTACAGGTTCATTCTTTAAATTTAATGCTAAAAAATCAGGTACTACAACTGTTACTGTTAAAGATGCTGCTGGCAATGTAGTAGCTACTAAAACAATCACAGTTTCAATGGGTGCTTCTAAAATTACTGGTGTAACTTGGAAATCACCTGCAACAATTGATTATAATACTACAACGCTTAACTATAAATCTGTATTAGATGTAACAGATGGTGTAACTGGTAAAGATGCTATTCTTAACGGTGTTACTTTAGATGCAACTTCAGCTCACAAAGTTCGCATTGATGCTACTGATAATATCTATGTAGATGTAAATGATGATGGTACAAAAACTGCTGCAGATTTAGTAATTGGTAAATTGGTTGTATCATATACTCCAGTATCTACAACTGGTACTGTAACTCCTGGTACAAATGCAGTTGATAATGTAACAGTAGCTGGTCCTGTTGAAGGTGTATTAACTTATAAAGTAGTTGATACAACAACTGCTGGTAACCCAGTTGTTGCAACTAAGGCAATCAATATTAACGTAAAATAA
- a CDS encoding polysaccharide biosynthesis protein: protein MPYNKRLPLLMLLDSIIVCEAIFFGYFLVDPLMQTYSMSLLWVSSITLLISHHIFATMYRLYQNAWEYASIGELLAIVKAVTFSFLTTAVVQLIAFQQMNIRVLAITWMMHVIFIGGSRFSWRVFRDRFIAPNPDKKRTLIVGAGSAGTMVVRQLLKNQETDLYPIAFVDDDPKKIKLQIFGVEVKGKIRDIPKLVEKLKVENIVIAIPSLTKLEIKRIYEECAKTKAKTKIMPSIEDLVSGKISINQLRDVQVEDLLGREPVELDMTSIAGEITGKTVLVTGAGGSIGSEICRQICKFYPKRLLLLGHGENSIYTIDMELRNSYQDEIELIPIIADVQDQGRIFEIMAKFLPDVVYHAAAHKHVPLMEENPTEAVKNNIFGTRNVAEAAHAFGVASFVMVSTDKAVNPPNIMGATKRFAEMIVQNLAKESTTKFVAVRFGNVLGSRGSVIPLFKKQIAAGGPVTVTHPDMTRYFMTIPEASRLVLQAGALARGGEVFVLNMGEPVKIVDLAKNLITLSGYTEEEIGIEFSGIRPGEKLFEELLNDNEIQKKQVFPKIFIGKAEPINKQELYKVMETLLHLNPEEIKETIIKMANTKISEKSNLTKAGA from the coding sequence GTGCCATATAATAAAAGACTGCCATTACTCATGCTACTAGATTCTATAATTGTTTGCGAAGCAATATTCTTTGGGTATTTTTTAGTAGATCCTCTAATGCAGACCTATTCGATGTCATTGCTTTGGGTCAGTTCTATCACATTATTAATTAGTCATCACATTTTTGCGACGATGTATCGCTTGTATCAAAATGCATGGGAGTATGCGAGCATTGGAGAATTATTAGCTATCGTAAAGGCTGTGACATTTTCATTTCTTACAACAGCGGTTGTTCAACTAATCGCTTTTCAGCAAATGAATATACGTGTTTTAGCAATTACTTGGATGATGCATGTGATTTTTATTGGGGGCTCAAGATTTTCATGGAGAGTTTTCCGAGATCGTTTTATCGCACCAAACCCAGATAAAAAACGCACATTAATCGTTGGAGCAGGATCTGCTGGTACGATGGTGGTTCGACAATTGTTAAAAAATCAAGAAACTGATCTGTACCCAATTGCATTTGTAGACGATGATCCGAAAAAAATAAAGTTACAGATATTCGGAGTTGAAGTAAAAGGGAAAATTCGAGACATTCCAAAACTAGTAGAAAAATTAAAAGTCGAGAATATTGTCATTGCAATTCCCTCTCTTACAAAATTAGAAATTAAAAGAATCTACGAAGAATGTGCAAAAACAAAAGCAAAAACGAAGATTATGCCTTCTATAGAAGACCTCGTTTCAGGGAAAATTTCCATCAACCAATTGAGAGATGTACAAGTGGAAGACCTATTGGGCAGAGAGCCAGTAGAATTAGACATGACCAGTATTGCTGGCGAAATAACAGGGAAAACAGTGTTGGTAACAGGAGCAGGGGGGTCAATAGGATCTGAAATTTGCCGACAAATTTGCAAATTCTATCCGAAACGGTTATTACTACTTGGGCATGGTGAAAATAGTATTTACACAATCGACATGGAGCTAAGAAACAGCTATCAAGATGAAATAGAGTTAATCCCAATCATCGCGGATGTTCAAGATCAAGGTAGAATTTTTGAGATCATGGCCAAATTTTTACCCGATGTCGTTTATCATGCAGCAGCGCATAAGCATGTGCCATTAATGGAAGAAAACCCAACCGAAGCAGTGAAGAATAATATCTTCGGAACAAGAAATGTAGCAGAAGCGGCTCATGCATTTGGAGTGGCAAGCTTCGTCATGGTCTCTACAGATAAAGCCGTCAATCCACCCAATATTATGGGGGCAACAAAGCGTTTTGCTGAAATGATCGTACAAAATTTAGCAAAAGAGAGCACTACAAAATTTGTCGCAGTCCGCTTTGGCAATGTATTAGGAAGCCGTGGCAGTGTCATCCCACTCTTCAAAAAGCAAATCGCAGCAGGCGGTCCCGTAACAGTAACACATCCAGACATGACAAGATATTTTATGACAATTCCGGAAGCATCTCGGCTCGTCCTTCAGGCTGGTGCGCTGGCAAGAGGTGGGGAAGTATTCGTCTTGAATATGGGGGAGCCCGTTAAAATCGTGGACCTAGCAAAGAATCTAATCACACTATCAGGCTATACGGAAGAGGAAATCGGCATCGAGTTTTCAGGTATCAGACCCGGCGAAAAACTATTTGAAGAACTACTAAACGACAACGAAATTCAGAAAAAGCAAGTATTTCCGAAAATCTTCATCGGCAAAGCAGAACCCATCAACAAACAAGAACTGTACAAAGTAATGGAGACATTATTACATCTAAATCCCGAAGAAATAAAAGAAACCATCATCAAAATGGCAAACACCAAAATCAGCGAAAAATCAAACTTAACCAAAGCAGGTGCTTAA
- a CDS encoding VanZ family protein, with protein MLFTNEVSKDVLMRKSYFAPFMAIIWLIVIYKITASPSATGSNTMSIIQSSLGLSESASDFLNFIIRKLAHIIVFGFLAILLYFIFKKNRFFWAWLCTTLYAGTDEFHQLLVSGRTSSFDDVMLDSFSAAVALLLLISTMTRWKQISNNRPHRKTA; from the coding sequence ATGCTCTTCACTAACGAAGTATCGAAGGATGTTCTTATGAGAAAAAGTTACTTTGCACCGTTCATGGCCATTATATGGCTAATCGTAATCTACAAGATCACGGCTTCTCCTTCTGCGACGGGGTCTAATACAATGAGTATTATTCAATCATCGTTGGGATTAAGTGAGTCAGCTTCGGATTTCTTGAATTTCATCATCCGGAAGCTGGCACATATCATCGTGTTCGGTTTTTTAGCAATCCTGTTATACTTTATCTTTAAGAAAAATCGATTTTTCTGGGCCTGGCTTTGCACAACGCTCTACGCAGGGACCGATGAATTTCATCAATTATTAGTAAGCGGAAGAACATCATCATTCGATGATGTGATGCTAGACTCTTTTAGTGCTGCTGTAGCTTTACTCTTACTGATCAGTACAATGACAAGATGGAAACAGATAAGCAACAACAGACCACATCGAAAAACCGCCTAA